In one Planctomycetia bacterium genomic region, the following are encoded:
- a CDS encoding pentapeptide repeat-containing protein has translation MGARFTDSSLVGAVFLDAKLANAEFSRTDISFADFRGATNANINSAHTQRNVLRPNGDLQGMQLQSGEELIVRDHMVGVTVLQAMALAPDATLEFWLQDHDWDGPINVAPNVTPNLDGNLSLAFDRGIDLPSMIGASFHLFNWNDRLTAGDAFESILVPPRTTWDLSALYTDGVVRLLQASLLGDSDGDFLVNITDLNNVRNNFGGSGLGDTDGDLDVDINDLNAVRNNFGNSLGAQSVPEPTAAPLLAIAAATLAFTKRRSIWRRGQLN, from the coding sequence ATTGGCGCGCGGTTCACGGATTCCTCGCTCGTGGGCGCTGTGTTTCTCGACGCCAAGCTAGCCAATGCCGAATTCAGCCGCACGGACATTAGCTTTGCCGATTTTCGCGGCGCGACCAATGCCAATATCAACAGTGCCCACACGCAACGAAATGTGCTTCGCCCCAATGGCGATCTCCAAGGAATGCAACTCCAAAGCGGCGAGGAACTGATCGTTCGAGACCACATGGTCGGCGTGACCGTGCTGCAGGCGATGGCGCTCGCCCCGGACGCGACGCTCGAGTTCTGGCTACAGGATCACGATTGGGACGGCCCGATCAACGTGGCCCCCAATGTAACGCCGAACCTCGACGGAAATCTTTCCCTCGCCTTTGACCGCGGAATTGATCTCCCGTCCATGATCGGCGCCTCGTTTCATTTGTTCAATTGGAACGATCGTCTCACGGCAGGCGATGCGTTCGAAAGCATTCTCGTCCCGCCCCGCACGACCTGGGACCTGTCAGCCCTCTACACGGATGGCGTAGTGCGATTGTTACAGGCTTCACTGCTGGGGGACAGCGACGGAGATTTCCTCGTCAACATCACCGACCTCAACAACGTCCGCAACAACTTCGGCGGCTCAGGCCTGGGCGATACCGACGGCGACCTGGACGTCGACATCAACGACCTGAATGCCGTTCGCAATAACTTCGGCAACAGCCTCGGCGCACAATCCGTCCCGGAACCAACCGCCGCCCCCCTCCTCGCCATCGCCGCCGCAACCCTGGCATTCACGAAACGCCGTTCAATTTGGCGGCGCGGGCAACTAAACTAA